One stretch of Rattus norvegicus strain BN/NHsdMcwi chromosome 12, GRCr8, whole genome shotgun sequence DNA includes these proteins:
- the Higd2al1 gene encoding HIG1 domain family member 2A-like, translating into MVAPGPVSPEAPFDPSKAPVIEGFSPTVYTNPEGFKEKFIRKTRENPMVPIGCLGTAAALTYGLYCFHRGQSHRSQLMMRTRIAAQGFTVVAILLGLAASTMKSRS; encoded by the coding sequence ATGGTGGCTCCCGGTCCTGTGAGTCCAGAGGCGCCTTTTGATCCGTCCAAGGCCCCAGTTATCGAGGGCTTCAGCCCCACGGTCTACACCAATCCAGAGGGCTTCAAGGAAAAGTTTATTCGCAAGACCCGTGAGAACCCAATGGTGCCTATAGGCTGTCTGGGTACGGCGGCTGCCCTAACCTATGGCCTTTACTGCTTCCACCGCGGCCAGAGCCACCGATCCCAACTAATGATGCGCACCCGGATCGCTGCCCAGGGTTTCACGGTCGTAGCCATCTTGTTGGGGTTAGCGGCATCCACTATGAAGTCTCGATCCTGA